The following are from one region of the Cytobacillus firmus genome:
- a CDS encoding polysaccharide deacetylase family protein has translation MLKRLKWPSWAILCIFIAGFYYFISSGADTSLQAFSRTETTSPEAFPGLNLETRTKETKSYTLAISTPITEFENLNKPIKEWIQAQERDFLELVQANRQVLDSEDFRSHLNIKAEPKKVSDTMYTLVFEAYQYTGGANGQAAVKTFTIDLANQKMVQLADIIQMDEESLTNLRTMVKNQIGGKEELQDYLFNDLLDEALKNPSSWKWSLSGKNFTLYFNEYEIAAGAAGAVKVKIPIEHIRPLLKDETIRQLKLPDIQLPEPEVSEPETAPLDPNGRYIALTFDDGPHPKVTPLILDILKKHNAKATFYMLGSQAQFYPALASQVAEEGHEIGNHSDSHADLSSLGEIDIRKEMEEASAKIKEASGQLPATVRPPYGAMNEDVKKIAGMAHTPLILWSVDSLDWKTLNASSIQKIVKANAVPGSIVLMHDIHKSTAEALPDLLTHLEKEGYEFITVSELLSLQEQEVTGTFFGKRS, from the coding sequence TTGCTTAAGCGGTTAAAATGGCCATCGTGGGCAATATTGTGCATCTTCATTGCAGGCTTCTATTATTTCATCAGCTCTGGAGCTGACACCAGCCTTCAGGCTTTTTCCAGAACAGAAACCACATCCCCTGAAGCTTTCCCCGGATTAAACCTAGAAACCCGGACAAAGGAAACGAAATCTTATACCCTTGCGATCAGTACACCGATAACTGAATTTGAAAATTTGAACAAACCCATAAAAGAGTGGATTCAGGCTCAGGAAAGGGACTTCCTGGAACTTGTTCAGGCAAACCGGCAAGTGCTGGACAGCGAAGATTTCCGTTCTCACCTTAATATCAAGGCGGAGCCGAAAAAAGTTTCCGATACCATGTATACCCTGGTATTTGAAGCCTACCAGTACACCGGCGGCGCCAATGGGCAGGCCGCGGTCAAAACGTTCACGATCGATCTTGCGAATCAGAAAATGGTGCAGCTTGCCGATATCATCCAAATGGATGAGGAGTCCCTGACAAATCTCAGAACGATGGTAAAAAACCAAATTGGCGGGAAAGAAGAGCTCCAGGACTATCTGTTTAATGACCTGCTTGACGAAGCGCTGAAAAATCCGTCGAGCTGGAAATGGTCACTGAGCGGCAAGAATTTCACGCTTTATTTTAACGAATATGAAATTGCGGCAGGCGCAGCCGGAGCGGTCAAGGTGAAAATTCCAATCGAACATATTCGTCCTCTCTTAAAGGATGAAACCATTAGGCAATTGAAGCTTCCTGACATTCAGCTGCCTGAACCGGAAGTCAGTGAACCCGAAACCGCTCCGCTGGATCCAAACGGCAGGTATATTGCCCTTACCTTTGATGATGGGCCGCACCCGAAAGTCACACCGCTTATATTGGATATATTAAAAAAGCATAACGCAAAAGCTACCTTTTATATGCTTGGCAGTCAGGCGCAATTCTATCCTGCCCTCGCAAGCCAGGTGGCTGAAGAAGGCCATGAAATCGGAAATCACAGTGACAGCCATGCGGACCTTTCTTCCCTCGGCGAAATAGATATCCGCAAAGAAATGGAAGAAGCCAGCGCCAAAATCAAGGAAGCAAGCGGACAACTTCCCGCAACCGTCCGCCCGCCTTATGGCGCCATGAATGAAGATGTGAAAAAAATTGCCGGAATGGCCCATACACCGCTTATTCTGTGGTCGGTGGATTCACTTGATTGGAAGACACTTAACGCTTCATCGATTCAAAAAATAGTGAAGGCCAATGCCGTGCCAGGCTCGATTGTCTTAATGCACGATATCCATAAGTCAACTGCTGAAGCACTTCCAGACCTGCTGACGCACCTGGAAAAAGAGGGCTACGAATTCATTACCGTCTCCGAGCTTCTATCCCTGCAGGAACAGGAAGTGACCGGTACGTTTTTTGGGAAAAGATCATAA
- a CDS encoding M6 family metalloprotease domain-containing protein — MRQLKKSFIFFVTLLLMTISSAAYAEKPGLEDFPEPADVQSWELPEDMTWEDYRPVPGIDWRTADIEPERVLRGALVIVDFPDREFILSQPEGSEVAGNPIGTGNIPRDEIGQFWVDFLNKPQPLNNHRTINEYWRENSYGKWAVELDSFGTYRMDHNEFQYGLNEFGQQSNMPEEYQAKNLRSEAMEKAQADIAASGKNYDFTFILHAGYDESGVWQEFGEMMFQTAEDVAKEFGPPFEGFPNSANTRYVPWTSWLAAKSIWSSASRGVSIQGENDGMGTFAHEFGHIMNLGDNYNNPYGKPVSRSYSGPWELMSRGSFNGPAGPHTRWMVLPTLGGSAPAHHMLRNKIKQGFLSEDQYLNISREELAQSGPVFTDILARAVPAGEEFGRNALHGINISMEDLTPKNSLEDDWRADMQRGEKWYNNYTVEVVDRVGFDSFTPDSGVLLAKTKNTEAAPNIWVIDSHAEDINKVDFKRPDGTEAMYSKGDYRQLSDSLFKAGTADGVVSEYKDEHNRLHFYILNKKLDNEGALSYRVAVRHMDESGPAARGVSAENSKVQFAAPGKVAAYSFKVTNTGNAADLIRLNAKTEAGWELMLEHNVIEVQAGETVEVPVYVKIPKTKPVPTKLTFTSTSETDPAKTDTVTRRVGPGAGK, encoded by the coding sequence TTGAGGCAATTAAAAAAGTCTTTTATCTTCTTTGTTACATTGCTTTTAATGACCATTTCTTCTGCGGCTTATGCAGAAAAGCCGGGTCTTGAAGACTTCCCGGAACCCGCAGATGTGCAGTCCTGGGAGCTTCCTGAGGACATGACCTGGGAAGATTACCGGCCGGTGCCGGGAATTGACTGGCGTACGGCTGATATTGAGCCTGAAAGAGTATTACGGGGAGCACTTGTCATTGTCGATTTTCCTGACCGGGAGTTTATTTTAAGTCAGCCGGAGGGATCTGAAGTGGCAGGCAACCCTATTGGCACCGGCAATATTCCGCGGGATGAAATCGGCCAGTTCTGGGTGGATTTCCTGAACAAGCCGCAGCCGCTGAATAATCATCGGACAATCAATGAATATTGGAGAGAAAATTCATATGGCAAATGGGCTGTTGAACTGGATTCATTCGGAACCTATCGGATGGACCACAATGAATTCCAGTACGGACTGAACGAATTCGGGCAGCAATCCAACATGCCTGAAGAGTATCAGGCAAAAAATTTAAGATCTGAAGCAATGGAAAAGGCGCAAGCCGATATCGCCGCTTCAGGCAAAAATTACGATTTCACCTTCATCCTGCATGCCGGATATGATGAGTCAGGTGTCTGGCAGGAATTTGGGGAAATGATGTTCCAGACGGCAGAAGATGTGGCGAAGGAATTCGGTCCGCCTTTTGAAGGATTTCCGAATTCCGCCAATACCCGCTATGTCCCTTGGACTTCGTGGCTTGCCGCGAAAAGCATCTGGTCCAGTGCAAGCCGGGGCGTTTCCATCCAGGGTGAAAACGATGGAATGGGAACCTTCGCTCATGAATTTGGCCATATTATGAATTTGGGGGATAACTACAACAATCCATATGGAAAGCCTGTTTCCCGCTCCTATTCCGGACCTTGGGAATTAATGAGCCGGGGAAGCTTTAATGGTCCTGCAGGGCCTCATACACGCTGGATGGTCCTCCCTACTCTGGGCGGATCAGCGCCGGCACATCACATGCTCCGGAACAAAATCAAGCAAGGCTTCTTATCGGAAGATCAGTACTTGAACATCAGCCGGGAGGAATTGGCTCAATCCGGACCTGTGTTTACTGATATCCTGGCACGTGCGGTACCGGCCGGTGAAGAGTTTGGCCGCAATGCTCTTCACGGCATCAACATCAGCATGGAAGATCTGACGCCAAAAAATTCACTTGAGGATGACTGGCGTGCGGACATGCAGCGCGGGGAAAAATGGTACAACAACTATACGGTGGAAGTGGTGGACCGTGTAGGATTCGACTCCTTCACCCCAGATTCCGGCGTTCTTCTTGCCAAAACCAAAAATACGGAAGCAGCACCAAACATTTGGGTCATCGACTCTCATGCAGAAGACATTAACAAGGTTGACTTTAAACGTCCTGACGGAACAGAAGCTATGTATTCAAAAGGGGATTACAGACAGCTTTCCGATTCCCTCTTCAAAGCAGGCACAGCAGATGGGGTTGTCAGCGAATATAAGGACGAGCATAACCGTCTTCACTTTTACATTTTAAATAAAAAGCTTGATAACGAAGGAGCCCTCTCCTATCGTGTCGCCGTCCGCCATATGGATGAGTCCGGCCCGGCCGCAAGAGGCGTCTCAGCCGAAAACAGCAAAGTCCAATTTGCCGCTCCCGGCAAGGTGGCAGCCTATTCCTTCAAGGTAACCAATACGGGCAATGCTGCAGATCTTATCCGCCTGAATGCCAAGACGGAAGCCGGCTGGGAGCTCATGCTTGAGCATAATGTGATTGAAGTGCAAGCCGGTGAAACAGTGGAAGTTCCAGTTTACGTGAAAATTCCAAAAACCAAGCCTGTACCGACAAAGCTTACATTTACAAGCACCTC
- a CDS encoding GNAT family N-acetyltransferase, with product MVIPFETDRLLLRTMQADDLDTVYEIWGSPKVMKYCGGASTKSRIQRSIDFYRRLQIEKGYSVYTVLLKETSALIGVCGFNPAENEHEVELLYHFNQHYWGKGYAAEAAAACVAALRNSGLNVRKISAAVDPANPASGKVLEKIGMTAAGMKWFEDTQQEELCYEMEFT from the coding sequence ATGGTCATTCCTTTTGAAACAGATCGGCTTTTGCTCCGGACCATGCAGGCTGATGACCTGGATACAGTTTATGAGATTTGGGGGAGCCCAAAGGTAATGAAATACTGCGGGGGCGCCAGCACAAAAAGCCGAATTCAGCGCTCCATCGATTTTTACCGGCGGCTGCAGATTGAAAAAGGCTACTCGGTATACACTGTTCTGCTAAAAGAAACTTCCGCCCTCATTGGAGTTTGCGGGTTTAACCCGGCTGAAAATGAACACGAAGTCGAGCTCCTCTATCATTTTAATCAGCATTACTGGGGCAAGGGGTATGCTGCTGAAGCCGCGGCTGCATGCGTGGCCGCTTTAAGGAATAGTGGCCTGAACGTGCGAAAAATCTCCGCGGCTGTGGATCCGGCCAACCCTGCATCCGGAAAGGTGCTCGAAAAAATCGGCATGACTGCGGCTGGCATGAAGTGGTTTGAAGATACACAGCAGGAAGAACTCTGTTATGAAATGGAATTTACGTAA
- a CDS encoding YitT family protein: MHVLYKTLILGIAAGIQGIAMTFFLFPHFIPSGGAASLAVLFNYLLDTPYSVTLWVLNAGLLLAAAKWLGKSSVIWTLFCVSVTSVTIDFLAPYITEPLNPVLLDLLLGAIVFGVGIGILFRMGASSGGMDILALIISKARGTAPGRTLFYINGSLLLLTGVVVDWKVIVYAVICQMIGTRMIDLIYKLELEINSKKAVN; encoded by the coding sequence ATGCACGTACTCTATAAAACTTTGATTTTAGGAATAGCCGCCGGCATCCAGGGAATCGCGATGACCTTTTTCTTATTTCCGCATTTTATCCCGTCCGGCGGAGCGGCAAGCCTGGCGGTTCTATTCAATTATCTGTTGGACACGCCTTACTCGGTGACATTGTGGGTTTTGAATGCGGGTCTGCTCCTGGCAGCGGCCAAATGGCTCGGGAAAAGCAGTGTGATCTGGACACTGTTTTGTGTATCCGTTACTTCGGTTACGATTGATTTTCTGGCTCCATACATAACGGAACCGCTGAATCCAGTTCTCCTTGATCTTTTGCTTGGAGCAATAGTCTTTGGAGTTGGCATCGGCATTTTATTCCGGATGGGCGCTTCGTCCGGGGGCATGGATATCCTCGCGTTAATCATTTCAAAAGCAAGAGGAACTGCGCCGGGACGGACGCTGTTTTACATAAATGGCAGTCTGCTTTTGCTAACAGGGGTTGTCGTGGACTGGAAGGTTATTGTTTATGCGGTGATCTGCCAGATGATTGGGACGCGGATGATTGATCTCATTTACAAGCTTGAACTTGAAATAAATAGTAAAAAGGCCGTTAATTGA
- a CDS encoding YeeE/YedE family protein produces MKNKSWISAPTTVVSNLNPIQKPFVAAGVLAAIILFISIINTANMTQGVLFIIGIALGMTLLHARFGFTSAFRRFASVGNGQGLQAHMLMLAVASALFAVILSTGFSFTGIEPKGYVSPVGVSVLFGSFIFGIGMQLGNGCASGTLYSVGGGQSSMILTLISFIAGSTIGAYHFSFWMEETPSLPPISLATSTGIGYGGALVLQLALFALIYWVTLQIAKKRKAPMMKALPTTAGWKKILRGSWPLFAAAIVLALLNALTLTVRGTPWGITSAFALWGGKAMMALGIDVTSWGYFASEPNLTALKNTVLADSTSVMNFGIILGAFISAASQGTFKPGKIKPGVAGAAIVGGLLMGYGSRLAFGCNIGAYFGGIASFSLHGWVWAIMAMLGTGVALFIRPMFGLKNPKSTDSIC; encoded by the coding sequence ATGAAAAATAAATCCTGGATTTCAGCACCCACAACAGTTGTTTCAAACTTAAATCCGATTCAAAAGCCTTTTGTTGCAGCTGGTGTTCTTGCAGCTATCATTTTGTTCATTTCCATTATAAATACAGCGAACATGACACAGGGAGTTCTATTTATTATTGGAATTGCACTCGGTATGACCTTGCTTCATGCCCGCTTTGGCTTCACATCTGCCTTCAGACGCTTTGCCAGTGTAGGAAACGGGCAGGGGCTGCAGGCACATATGCTGATGCTCGCAGTTGCTTCAGCTTTATTTGCGGTTATTTTAAGCACAGGCTTCAGTTTCACAGGAATCGAGCCTAAAGGGTATGTGTCTCCTGTAGGGGTAAGCGTCCTGTTTGGTTCCTTTATTTTTGGAATAGGGATGCAGCTTGGGAATGGCTGTGCATCCGGCACTTTATATTCTGTAGGCGGAGGGCAATCCTCCATGATCCTGACACTGATTTCTTTCATCGCTGGTTCCACGATCGGAGCGTACCACTTCTCGTTCTGGATGGAAGAAACACCGTCATTGCCGCCAATTTCCCTGGCGACATCAACTGGAATCGGGTACGGCGGAGCATTGGTTCTGCAGCTTGCGTTGTTTGCCTTGATCTATTGGGTGACCCTGCAAATCGCGAAAAAGCGTAAAGCGCCAATGATGAAAGCTTTGCCTACAACGGCCGGCTGGAAAAAAATCCTGCGAGGCTCATGGCCATTGTTCGCAGCAGCAATCGTATTAGCTTTGCTGAATGCACTGACTTTGACTGTACGCGGAACGCCTTGGGGCATCACTTCCGCATTCGCGCTATGGGGCGGAAAAGCGATGATGGCATTGGGCATCGACGTAACATCATGGGGCTACTTTGCATCAGAGCCAAATTTAACGGCATTGAAAAATACAGTGCTTGCTGATTCTACAAGTGTTATGAACTTCGGCATCATCCTGGGTGCCTTTATTTCAGCGGCATCGCAGGGAACATTCAAGCCTGGGAAAATTAAGCCGGGTGTCGCAGGTGCTGCGATTGTCGGCGGACTGCTGATGGGATATGGTTCCCGTCTTGCATTCGGCTGCAACATCGGCGCCTACTTCGGCGGCATCGCGTCCTTCAGCCTTCACGGCTGGGTATGGGCAATCATGGCCATGCTTGGAACAGGTGTAGCGCTGTTCATCCGCCCGATGTTTGGATTGAAGAACCCGAAATCTACGGATTCGATTTGTTAA